The proteins below come from a single Excalfactoria chinensis isolate bCotChi1 chromosome 7, bCotChi1.hap2, whole genome shotgun sequence genomic window:
- the PRPF40A gene encoding pre-mRNA-processing factor 40 homolog A isoform X2 codes for MSGGDSAAAAATASPQPLPFSLPKPPPLMQLTPGDAVRPVASAADQSPKGTRLAGRPDWPAGKPVSLLAPLLPPRGEPEPLMPFGPSSRQPLRGRLLGRCGGGSLLSPSMRPGAVDRSSLMMGHPGMPHYPPMGMHPMGQRPPNMPPVPHGMMPQMMPPMGGPPMGQMPGMMQSVMPGMMMSHMSQAAMQPTVPPGVNSMDAQVGVTPPGTQTTHPVVCAAQQTATTNSSGSEEHSKQKSTWTEHKSPDGRTYYYNTETKQSTWEKPDDLKTPAEQLLSKCPWKEYKSDSGKPYYYNSQTKESRWAKPKELEDLEALIKAEENSTKTEESASTTAAADAANTAATATAAAEAATAGTASTAAASETETTAASAVVENESAAAATAEDQGQQAAAAPAAQDQSAESATNAADDSKQDGSADASKKEGDDAQPVKKTYTWNTKEEAKQAFKELLKEKRVPSNASWEQAMKMIINDPRYSALAKLSEKKQAFNAYKVQTEKEEKEEARSKYKEAKESFQRFLENHEKMTSTTRYKKAEQMFGEMEVWNAISERDRLEIYEDVLFFLSKKEKEQAKQLRKRNWEALKNILDNMANVTYCTTWSEAQQYLMDNPTFAEDEELQNMDKEDALICFEEHIRALEKEEEEEKQKSLLRERRRQRKNRESFQIFLDELHEHGQLHSMSSWMELYPTISSDIRFTNMLGQPGSTALDLFKFYVEDLKARYHDEKKIIKDILKDKGFVVEVNTSFEDFVTVISSTKRATTLDAGNIKLAFNSLLEKAEAREREREKEEARKMKRKESAFKSMLKQATPPIELDAVWEDIRDRFVKEPAFEDITLESERKRIFKDFMHVLEHECQHHHSKNKKHSKKSKKHHRKRSRSRSGSESEDDDSHSKKKRQRSESRSASERSSSAESERSYKKSKKHKKKSKKRRHKSDSPESDIEREKDKKERERESEKDRARQRSESKHKSPTKKRPGKDSGNWDTSGSELSEGELEKQRRTLLEQLDEDQ; via the exons ATGTCCGGAGGGGactcggcggcggcggcggccacGGCCTCCCCGCAGCCGCTGCCGTTCTCCCTGCCGAAGCCGCCTCCCCTCATGCAGCTGACGCCCGGGGACGCCGTCCGGCCCGTCGCCTCGGCCGCCGACCAATCGCCGAAGGGCACCCGGCTGGCGGGCCGCCCCGATTGGCCGGCCGGAAAGCCGGTCAGCCTGCTGGCCCCGCTGCTCCCGCCCCGCGGGGAGCCCGAGCCGCTGATGCCCTTCGGCCCGTCGTCGCGGCAGCCGCTCAGGGGGCGCCTCCTGGGCAGGTGCGGCGGGGGCAGCCTGCTCAGCCCCTCCATGCGGCCCGGCGCCGTGGACCGCAGCTCTCTGATG ATGGGACACCCGGGGATGCCTCATTACCCGCCCATGGGGATGCACCCTATGGGTCAGAGGCCACCAAACATGCCCCCGGTTCCACACGGGATGATGCCTCAGATGATGCCCCCAATGGGAGGACCGCCAATGGGGCAG ATGCCGGGGATGATGCAGTCGGTCATGCCTGGAATGATGATGTCTCACATGTCCCAAGCTGCTATGCAGCCTACGGTTCCG CCAGGGGTGAACAGCATGGATGCACAAGTAG GTGTGACACCTCCTGGAACTCAG aCAACACATCCTGTGGTTTGTGCAGCTCAGCAAACAGCCACAACCAACAGTTCGGGCAGTGAGGAGCACTCAAAACAG AAATCGACGTGGACGGAACACAAATCACCTGATGGAAGAACCTATTACTACAACACGGAAACAAAGCAGTCCACCTGGGAGAAGCCAGATGATCTTAAAACCCCTGCTGAG CAATTGCTGTCTAAGTGCCCCTGGAAAGAGTACAAATCTGATTCTGGAAAGCCATACTACTATAATTCCCAAACAAAGGAATCGCGCTGGGCAAAACCCAAAGAACTCGAAGATCTGGAAG CATTGAtcaaagctgaagaaaacag CACCAAGACTGAAGAATCTGCTTCAAcaactgctgcagcagatgCAGCCAACACAGCCGCCACAGCCACggctgctgctgaagctgccACAGCTGgtactgccagcactgctgcagcctccgAAACAGAAACCACTGCCGCCTCTGCTGTGGTGGAGAATgagagtgctgctgcagccacagctgaggATCAGGGacagcaagcagctgcagcacctgcagcccagGACCAGAGTGCGGAAAGTGCCACTAACGCAGCCGATGACTCCAAGCAGGACGGTTCAGCAGA TGCTTCAAAGAAGGAGGGCGATGATGCACAGCCGGTTAAAAAAACCTACACCTGGAATACAAAAGAAGAAGCGAAACAGGCATTTAAAgaactgctgaaagaaaag CGGGTACCATCCAATGCTTCTTGGGAGCAAGCCATGAAAATGATCATTAATGATCCCAGATACAG CGCTTTGGCGAAGCTGAGTGAAAAGAAGCAGGCCTTTAATGCTTACAAAGTTCAGAcggaaaaagaggagaaagaagaagcgAGATCGAAATACAAAGAAGCTAAAGAGTCCTTCCAGCGTTTCCTGGAAAACCACGAGAAGATGACATCCACAACACGATACAA AAAAGCTGAACAGATGTTTGGGGAGATGGAAGTCTGGAATGCAATATCTGAGCGCGACCGCCTGGAAATTTATGAAGACgtcttgttttttctctctaagaaagaaaag GAACAAGCCAAACAGTTACGAAAGAGGAACTGGGAAGCTCTGAAGAACATCCTCGATAACATGGCGAACGTCACTTACTGCACCACTTGGTCAGAAGCTCAGCAGTATCTGATGGACAACCCTACGTTTGCAGAAGATGAGGAACTTCAGA ATATGGATAAGGAGGATGCACTGATCTGCTTTGAGGAACACATCAGGGCActggaaaaagaggaggaagaagagaaacagaaaagtttaCTGAGAGAAAGAAGGCGGCAGCGGAAAAACAGAGAATCTTTTCAG ATATTTCTAGATGAACTGCACGAGCACGGACAGCTGCATTCAATGTCCTCTTGGATGGAGCTGTACCCAACCATCAGCTCCGACATCAGATTCACGAACATGCTTGGTCAGCCTG GATCGACAGCACTTGATCTCTTCAAGTTCTACGTGGAAGACTTAAAAGCGCGTTACCACGATGAGAAGAAGATCATAAAAGATATCTTAAAG gaTAAAGGGTTTGTAGTTGAAGTGAACACTTCTTTTGAAGACTTTGTTACAGTCATCAGCTCAACTAAGAGAGCCACCACTTTAGACGCAGGAAATATCAAGCTGGCTTTCAACAGT CTGCTGGAAAAGGCAGAAGCCCgtgaaagagaaagggaaaaagaagaagctcGCAAAATGAAGCGGAAAGAATCTGCCTTCAAGAGCATGCTGAAACAAGCCACTCCTCCCATCGAGCTGGACGCTGTCTGGGAAGAT ATCAGAGATAGGTTTGTGAAGGAGCCAGCATTTGAAGACATCACTCTGGagtctgaaaggaaaagaatatttaaagaCTTCATGCACGTACTCGAG CACGAGTGTCAGCATCATCATTCAAAGAACAAGAAACATTCTAAGAAGTCCAAGAAGCACCACAGGAAGCGTTCCCGCTCTCGCTCG GGCTCGGAGTCTGAGGACGATGACAGCcattcaaagaagaaaaggcaacGTTCAGAATCTAGGTCTGCTTCTGAGCGTTCCTCCAGCGCAGAATCTG AGAGAAGTTACAAGAAGtcaaaaaaacacaagaaaaagagcaagaagagaAGACACAAGTCT GATTCACCAGAATCTGATATTGAAcgagaaaaagacaaaaaagaaagagagagagaaagtgagAAGGATAGAGCTAGACAAAGATCTGAGTCAAAACATAAATCTCCGACTAAAAAACGACCTGGAAAAGATTCT GGCAACTGGGACACCTCGGGCAGCGAGCTGAGCGAAGGGGAGTTGGAAAAGCAGAGGCGGACTCTTCTGGAGCAACTGGATGAAGATCAATGA